The following is a genomic window from Aricia agestis chromosome 12, ilAriAges1.1, whole genome shotgun sequence.
TCATAAAATACATCATACAGGAGCTATACATATTAGCGGAAAACATGACTATAGCTTTTTGCTAAAATGTCCTAGAGTTACTTTACTGTCGtatgaaaaaataacaaataagaTTAGGGACTAAGGTGTATTTAGTTCCTCTTTTCGCCACTAAATTGTTTGGCGCTAAGGTCGATAAGTACTACAATAAATTTTTaggtttgaaaaaaataacgaTGCAGTAATATTTTTGAAACCTGAATTTAGTTCCTCTTTTCGCCACTAAATTGTTTTGGTGCTAAGGTCGATAAGtactacaataatttttaaggtttgaaaaaaaaaaaaaaacgatgcagtaatatttttgaaaacctTAATTTGTTGCCAATGCAATTTTGAAAACAGGAACTAATCTCAGGTTTTCATTTTACTTTCTCATCAATGCTTACTTATTtcatagataattatttttttagaatttaaataGAGAATGATACTAACTTGATAGTCGCCGCAACAACATGCTGGCTGGGGTTCTGTAATCTCGTCTTCACTAGATCCAGCGGCTGAAACAGGATAGTGCTGAATGTTCCTGAGAACGAACCCGCCAGGAACGCTTTGAACACCGGGtgatactaaaaaaataattgaaaaaacttTTTAGTCTATGGTAAATAGTTTAATGTATGACACCCACActccatgaaaaaaaaaactctacaaCCACTATATTAGATGTTGTAAAGTCTTAGTGGTTAAGGCgaagaagaaaaaataaaacatcctgTACTTAACAATGAAATACAGAgtgttacttttttatttagtgGTATAAACATTTCTGTCATATCACTGACATTATTTTACATAACTGAACAgacttacaattttatttatttaataacaacGTTTTAATCTGTGCTTGATATTAGAATTTCCCTTctgaacataatatataaggGAAAGTCCCTTAGAAAGTTGCCAAAGTACAGTTCAGCAGAATAACGCTCTGGACAAAGTACAATCACAcaaaaagtgataaaataatCTACCACCCGACACGAGCGTGATGAAAGCATTAACACAAGTTAATATTTTCGTTGATAGGTAGGTATACTTGATAACTTTTGACCCAGACGCACAAGTGATTACAATATTGGCTAATCGAACAAAGTAAGTAAGCTTGCCTATCTTTCTCTACACTGTCTAGTTGCTAAAATAGAATCATAGTTAGCTACCAAACATCACGAAGTGTTTTAAGCCTATATTAGATGTTTATTAAATGTTGACCATATATGAAAAAAGTTTTCCCAAGGTAAGCTGAAACACTTGTTGTTGctgaaagaaaataattaatgatatttCATAAAACTTACATTCGCAATAATATCCATCATAGCAACTTTTGTGCTGATTTTGTTCAATATCAAGTGACGTCTTTTGGGTACACTCCGAATTTGTAATAATCGAAATTATACAGCCAATAACAGATGTGGTTAGGTAGATGTAGTTTTTGGAGAAGATCTAGATCGTATCCGAGTAGTCTGAGTAGTAAATAGGGTTGATGCGGAACAGTAGAGAAATGGTCATTTTTTCGATCAGTCCGCTTGAAAATTTCATGTATGCCACCAagagtaattttaataaaaagtaaaacgcACTTTTCGTAAACGCAATGTCTAAAACTTTACACACAAAATGTTAGCAGGGGGACAGGAAATCACTGTAATTCACGAATTTAGCCATTTAGAAACAATAAAgaaaaatcttcaaattttaaaattcgaaaATGGAACGATTTGAAGTTAGCGCGCGCTAGACCGACAGCGTTCGAATACGACTGAAGAATAAGCACCGGGTAACGATAAGCGCGGGAATTTATAGCTATTGTTATCGTCTTTAGACAGTCGTTTAAGGGTCAGAGGTCACCGCGATAGCCCAAGATACCGCCTATCAGTAGGTCTCAGTAGGGGGTAATGAGCAATGTGTAACATCCTCGAAGCAAGGCTCACTTGATAATGAAATATAGGTATTTTACGaaacaattttattgttatttaaacacTACTGCAGTGTTTTGTATGTTACCTTGGAGACTTTATGGAATAGAATGTGAGTCTTATAAAAACTGATGAACacattaatatacttactaaaaatatcgAATTTAAAACTCCAAAAAGATATTTTTCAGTattttaggccggtataaatagtcagtactcaagatgcctctcggtctcaagacacggttcaggctctgtgattggttggctgtcaaaatttcgaccaatcatagagccgaatcgcatcttgagaccgggtcgcatcttaagtactgactatttatactggcCTTAAAGAAGAACAATATCAGAAACGCCATCTAGTGGTGACAGGAGAAGTTTTTATTGATTAACTAGAAAGGCATTTTAATGAGGGTGTTTTAAATTCTAtttggcaaatagaatttcaaacatCCTCATTATATTAATGCATTTCAGTGCATAACATAACAAAGGAGGGACGAAATATTTTCATTTGAAAAATAATGTGCACTTCtataatttattaacattaaaggAAGGAAATCTTTGTTTACATTCAATGCTATGGGGAAGGACATTGACTTATTTACTTAGAAATAAGTTATCTTATATTTGGTGTAAAATTCACAAAAGGTTTAATTTGCTAAGTAGTGCCAATTTATATCTAcgtaattatgttttaaaaaaaatggaaatattttattatgtaaaccCCGATTAAAATAAGATAACTTTTGTCTTCAAGGAAGTGAATAAGCATCGCCTCATGTGTGTTATGAATAAGATAACGGGTGGAATGCAGATAGCATTACTTAAGCTTAGTTAATAATTTCtaagattattatttactataacAAAGATTTGCAATTGAAGttgacaataatattttgttaaccaTCTGACGTCAAGCTTGAAACAACTAATTATTTCTTTGATAGAGTTACCAAGGGAACTGTTTGCAAAGATCgaataataagtttattgtttAGTCACAGTTGAATGTAACTAGGAGCATTATACTTTATTATCTTAACTTTACATTTGTGATTAAAATGTTCATTAATTTTATCTGAGCTAAGTGGGGTCAAActttatccaattaaatacattattttatccaattaaaatttaaaacagttttccaacattttatttaatgtatttaGCCTGCATAGCAATgtaaatagtttaaaatatacttttttattttctatctcATGCATTTAAACTGTGACACTATGAAGCTTAACTAATTGAATTCTTCATGGAGTCTAGAGACAACCAACTCGAgaccaacatttaaaaaaaatctaattcacataaataattttgaacccACATCTTAAAGTTAAAGCAAAGTAAGGTCCCTAGTCCAAAAACTGTACTGGAATATAACCTAAATCGCAGCTTAAATTACTGAAAGTCGATAAGAGACATAATAGTATGTACTTAATGTAAATatgaaaacttaaaaaatagttTACCTGATACTGTACAGATGTGTCCATTAGCTGTGTGCAAAATTAACTAAAGCTATTGTTTTTCTGTctgaagtagcctatgttctgCTGTCGGAACGAGACTCGAAAACATACATGACGACATTCTTATTCGAATTGCGGGTACATCGGAATGGAAGTAaagatacttatttattattaacaacgCAGTAAGGTCAATTAGGACGTTCTTATCATCACAAACAAGTCCGCAGGGGGCCACTTACGTCGTTATCACTCTTCAGGTCAACTGGCGGGGTGTCGATCGCCCAGCCGTTTGCGTACGCCCCTGATGGCTGCGACATCACTTATTTATTAGTTTCGTACAgtttaatatcatattatacagcaataatttgaaaattttcatatttgtttTGGTTTTTTCGCACCATGGGCCATGGCGAATTTGAAAATGACATTGACAATTGACATGAAATCAATTGACATTTTGACAAGagacgttttatttttttacagtttttgctactgcaaaaaataaagaaccgcatgaattcttaattttgcatacatgatacaatattataatataaaataatattataagtctgTCAAGGACAACGCGCgcgaaaattttctaaacgtaatcacgcttaatGCTAcatacatacggttttgctcaatcGAGCATTATCGGATTGAtggaataaaattattgatttagaataaaactatcgagaaatgctaaaatattatgacgtgtggGCGAAAGCTCGAGCTGAGCAATTATTGCTCGACGTAATTACGTCGAGCACTTATTGCTCGACATAAttacgtcgagcaaaacccgcggctcgggctttcgcccacacataatattttagcatttctcgatagttttattctaaatcgataataattttattccatCAATCCGTTATTGCTCGACCGGCTCGATCCGGTCCCATCAAtccttcgagcggctcgatgcgagccttcgagctgtaatagttttgcggtccactcagtaattattactcgatttggagcaatatttggagtaaaactatcgatcaaaaccgtatgtgagtacttagcataaaaggtgttttttttcttattgccACCttacacatttttatctcgaattaataataAGTTGAAAAGTTCCTatatcattttttatttcatttaaaaattttcgtgCGCGTCTTTACTTTATTGACAGACTTTAAATAGCTTTAGTCCTCGAACGTTAAAAAGCTTCCTAAAAAGtgagaacaataataataattattgcgccAACTCCTAGGCGAACATTAGTCCCCTCTTCTCATTATATATCCTCTTAGGCCTCTTAATTTATATATCCGTGTAGATTAATATATAGTAGGTAATATAGTATCCAAAcgagtggaccgatttttatttttttaagctgAGATTAGAGATTAGACGTTAATTGGAGCTTCCTAAAAAGTGagaaccataataataattattgcgcgAACTCCTAGGCGAACATTAGTCCCCTCTTCTCATTATATATCCTCTTAGGCCTCTTAATTTATATATCCGTgtagattaataattaatctcaTTCGTTTAACTATTATAAGCTCAGCTGCAGCTGATATTACTATAAAGATCTATTTTCAGTGTTTCACcatcgttttcggcatctgaactgcCCCTGGGCAGGGTGGGCTGACAGGATACGGAAACAGCCGAAGTTTAAATTCagaacataaactacgtattgcACTAGTATAATTATTAGAGTCTACGTGCTTCGTGGATCATCGGTTTTGTCCGGCTAAttttccgtatccattcggcctgccctgccccggggcagttccagATGCCGAAAAACGCTAATAAGGTGTTTCCTACGGTGTTTCTAAAGatgaaaagttaaaaaataaaatattattatattttgtttttagtaattaCTATTGTTTAAATTTTACACTTGACGATGACAACGCTAAAATTTAGCGCACAGTTACTAACCCTCACGTCTCGAAGGTTATCACAACAAGTGATAAGATACTCGCTGGGGGGACCTCAGTACAATTCCTTGGAGACTTggcgataaaaataatattattgttattcgcGACTAACGGAAAGTTTAAAGTAAAGTTTAGTtgcgaaaattatttttatagtatccAAACGAGtgggccgatttttatttttttaagctgATATTAGAGatgattgagagtgttcttagtaaaagttcatcatcatcagcccatTCAATGCTGAAAAATGGGTACCTAGATGTCTACGAAAAATGGGTAGTTGTCTACGAAAACCATACAGGTGTCTACAAAAATTGtgtaggtgtctacgaaaactgtgtaggtgtctacgaaaactgtgtaGGTGTCTATGAAAACCGCGTATagttgtctacgaaaactgtgcaggtgtctacgaaagctgtacaggtgtctacgaaaattgTGCAGGTGTCTACTAAAACTGTGTaggtgcctacgaaaactgtacacgtgtctacgaaaactgggTACTTAGGTGTCTATGAAAactgtacaggtgtctacgGAAACTGTACAGCTGTCTAAAAAAACTGtgtagatgtctacgaaaactgtacagttgtcTATGAAAACTAtgtagatgtctacgaaaactgtctacgaaaactgtagaggtgtcTACAAAAACTGTACAGGTATCTACGGAAACTAGGTAGTAGGTGCCTATGAAAACTGAAACTGTATAGCTgttgtctacgaaaactgtggaTGTCTACGGAAACTGTACAGCTGTCTACAAAAACTGtgtagatgtctacgaaaactgtacagttgtcTATGAAAactatgtagaatgtagatgtctacgaaaactgtagaggtgtctacgaaaactgtagagatgtctacgaaaactgtacaggtaTCTACGGAAACTAGGTAGTAGGTGTCTATGAAAACTGTATAGCTGTTATCTATAAAAACTGTGTGGATATattgtctacgaaaactgtgggGATGTCGACGAAAACTGTGGGAATTTGTACTGTGAAGAATTACATGTATTTCTTTCAAAGGGTACATAATCACAAGGAAAGTCCTataattactaaaaatatttcgtGATTAATGGACGGTACCTGGGTATAAGGAAGAAGTgaaaataaacaacattttacagttatcaatttatttattctacGTATTTCCAAAAAAGTCTTAAATGGAATTTACTTAGGTAAATGCGTCCCGCATACAACTACCTatttaatgtataatatattatgttttaaaattgttaatcacagtaacataacaaatattataatatggaatgcagtataataaataatttttttagcaATTTTAACCTTCGAAGAAAGCACCCAAAGGTTCTGAAGGCACTTTTAGGTATAATTTCTCAGTGAATTCgtaattttgtgcatatttgGCACAAACAATAAAAACGATAGCTTAAATCTACAGTAAGTTGAAATAAAacttacaattttcattaattatcttttaaaagagtacaaaaataaattccAAATGTTTGGAACAAGGAATGACAAAGACTACTTAttagattaaataattttaacaaaacttagttttatttagAGATTCAATTatcaaaagtataataattatagatttcAATCTCCATTTTTAACGTCGGTTTATTCTTCAGTTGAGGTATTATGCGTATAGAGTAGCAAGTAAGTACAAATTCGCATATTTGGTCACTGTTTACATCTATCTTTTTCTAATTACATTGGAATGAAAGAGACATCTAATACGCTTAAAGATTGCTAGACACTCAATATGATAGCATGAGTATAACGTTATAATAGTATTTCTCAATATCGATATTCTGTGGACCCCAAACGCTACTTATATCAACTTTGATAATATTGTACTCCCGGCCTTAAAAGCTGCAgagtaaagcttaggccaaacctacgcgaccaggcgactgcgaagcggagcgtcaagttgtcaaatgtgtgttttgtatacaaaaaacacatttgacaacttgacgcaacttgaagctccgtcactgacgcgtaggtttgttctaagcttaatCCGAAGGGTGATTTTGTtcttgcgacagcaatgcaacagaCGTTTAACACAATATCTACTGTCTATCAAAAATACTCCTTATTTTTTATAGACAGTAGATATTTGCATATCGTACCCAGTACTGTATTTTAGCACATAAGACATGCTGAAAATCGAACCTTTCCTTGATTGTATCTTTtttcttttacataatataaagattTTGATAGTAGATATTGTACAATTTTAGCCTATTGCATTTCTGTAGGAAGATTAAAAATCCTGTCGTTAGGTCGACTAATATGCATCCGCGCAAATGTTCAAAGGCAATTGTGTTAACAGCGGCGCCCGTCAATACATGAGTCCATAATATATTTCCAGTAAGTTGGAGGACAGAGAAAAGTAACTTTAAATTGCAAAGAGCATTCAGCCTCATACCGTAGCAAGGCAAAGCAAGGCAAAAggcaattttaagtaaaaactaTGGCACTATGTTGTGGATTGTGATCTTGTGGTGTGGCGACCAAACCGATCGTTCAATCATATAAATCTTTACGTAAAATGCCGTTAATATTGcattaagaaaaaattaaaactcaactGATACCATAACGTCACACTCACGCTTTGCTCTCTATATTAATACCTCTTAAGCTATTTACATGTGTCTTGTGTTGCCGAAGTTAATTCCGCTCTGTGTGGCGCCCTTGTTGGAGCCGTACTGTAGGGAGATGACGCCTTGGCCCGCTCTGAGCTGCTCCTCTGTGAAGTTCCGCACGTTCTTCTCAGCCTCTTTGGGACCAATCGACGGCTTGCCGAAGTGGTGCGCCTGAAAATTGTTTTAGTTTCGTTAGTGATGTTCTATGTAGGGATCTTTAacacagagagcggtcacgcgttctAGCGTTGTGCGTTCACATTCTGCGTTTTAGCGGTCAGTCACACATTCTGATGACGCCCCATGTATGAGTCTCTCTATATAACGTAATACAACTCAAAGAACGCACAACCAGAGACCAATTTATTCCTCTATGGCACAACTaaccgcttgaacgcttgacagatggacagacagatggacagatagaCGTtgagacgaacagacagacgtgacggacagacagacggacggacggatagaccgagactataagggttccttgttgattacggaaccctaaaaagtggtATTTCAAATGACGTACAGTTTAGTTTAGATCTTGTTCGGGTCAGACTGAGTATATATACAACatgtaatattaatagtaaTCGAAATCACCAAATTATAGTAAAATGCCAATAATTCCGATTTTCTGTTTTCTTAGTACGATTTTCGTATTAAAAATTGCAACCATCGCGTTGTTTTAACTTTGTTTTCAATGTCAATTGGCATTAAAACAGAGATATTTATGTCTCTCTGTTTTTACAACAGTTAAAACGACTTCATTATGGCTTTCCTATCTGAAGAGTCTcggttataaaatatactataacgATTCTGTATTACTTTCAAGTTTCAATACTATAttgcaggggtcaccaattagtttctctcggggtccattttaaggaatgaaatgaccttcgcacattttataatataaaaatattttttaaacaaagatagttacagaaattacaaaggtatttatttacatagcAATGGGAAAAGTGataatttttgttgctaattaTCTGTCTGAAGTTtgaagtgaaattggtgcaattatacgaagttcatcttcgaaaatgtttGGTCGGTGggccgcacacaatgggtcggcggtccggatgcggaccgcggtccgccatttggtgactgCTGCTATATTGTATAACGTTCTAAAGTTATTCATATCAAAGCTATAATATTGCTAAATGCTAGCTAACTAGTTGCTCTAAGTGCTTAgggcttataaattatgtatcCTAGAATACTTATTACCCACTTATTATAGTTACAATCTTAAACTACAGTGCCTGTCTATGTTAGGAAGTGAATATTTGCAATAAAACCTAGAAATATACAGGTCACATTAATAAGCAGACCTAAGCACAGTGCGACGAATGTCAAGAAAGATTATGAggtcaaaaatattatgtttaaagtgATTAAAGGAAAGGTAAAGTACGCTTTATTGGGTAGAATGAtttatttcgtttttcataATGATGTGCTTCTATACATTGTTCGACTTAACTTGGTCAAAATATATGTAGGCTTTATAAGGCGGCGTTTCCACAGAGCTGAGCTgcgagagtttttttttaaatccaatCAATTGATGCACTAAGCAGGGTGATgcaaaattatgaaattattaatgGAGGAATGCTATTGGTTCTTTAACaagtctgtaacctcttcacgcccaaaccgctgaagcgattttgctgaaatttggcctggagatacattgagtccctggaaagtcCTTATGGTactttgtcccggaaaaatgtacggtttccgcgcgatacacgaattttgTCGTAACGTAGTTACGAGCGTCACCTTAAGCAATTAATGAGATTTTACCTTCCTGCCGAGGGACTGTAGGCAGATAACCACGGAGTTTAAGTTCTGTCGCTCCCACAGGTCAACAGTTTGGAAGGTCTCCTGCGCTGGCACGCCGAACTGTTTCGCCGCTTCGAGGAATGCGTTTATGTTCTCCATGCATTTGAACGCCATTTTGGATTCGTTGATCTTCTTAACTGTGCCGGGTTGAAGGCCGTTGGCGAGCCTGaaattacataaaaagtatgttaaatacagggtttaacaaaactaaatgacatTTTAgggcagctctggatttatgtatagataGGACGCTGCTGCCTAGGCCATGCGccttcgtacataggggcggcaaaattaaagtagtatactcataaaaaatataaatccggccttgctttagggtgtgtgagtcccctgtatacagtttacagtgaaagtagcagcgctgaaagagtaacttttattttcacttttgtatgggatttgggAAGCTTCAAGACGTTGGGGCGCTTGTCCATtacaaatcaaaaaattacTACTACTAGCTACTTGAAGTGAGTGAGGAAtacatatacaccctaaagtattatcatactTCATAGTAAGGtgtaagttttgttacaccttgtagattgATTGAAGTCAGGTAGTTTTGAAATAAGATGTTTTCGAATTAATCGATAGATGACATTAAGATAATAACTAGTTTTCTTACCTTAGTAACTCGGTacaaaagcaaaaaatatattttataggtcCTCCAGTAACATTAAAATGCGTAACAGTGTAATGAAATAAAGCCGTAGCATACTAGGATTACAacataacattttattgtaataatattcacATCAAATCTTATGTTCCCTCTCTGTACCAAGATTATGTAAGCAAAATAATAAATGGCGCCACATAGATATAAAGGCGATGGGGGGAAGCGATTGCCTTTTGTTATTGACCTTGTTACTACTGTCTGACAAAAATAGACAACACTTTTCTGATGCCTTTTGGAGAAATATTACGCTAACGACTAGGTACCTATTCTCTTCTTTAAAGatccgcggggctaaaatggtcgcttagtagaatcataatatgattcattttcctGAAATTgcaaatggtcactctgcttgcaattcatgtctacagatcgacaaggatttatatgaacgtggcgaaaaaaggaactaacgctgcaatcatacaaaaacgtcatttttgatagttctcctttacgtgcagcgcccccgctcacgttcataaaaagccttgtcgatctgtagcAATTCTTACTAGTTTGACATAATTTGtcagtttcacagttttgacaattcatttgctgaattgattgagaggaattgctaaatgtgaccattttagcctggtacttgcggctacttttaacaaggcaacccaacattaatccattctatacgttctaaagattattttaaaatatatttgatcgaaaaaaacgattcatacagaattttacggtcggatcttaggataatatattatgttacgctcaaagaccgaaatcgctcaatgagcgaaaaaatggctcacaacgcgttgtggtcacagtctTGGAGTCTATTTTGACCGCACTCTCTCTTGGAATATCCAGATCCAACAACTCCGCAAAAAGATGAACGCTGCCACTGCTTCCCTTAGACGACTGAGCAACTTTTTGCCAAtcgcaacaaaaataaaacttgctaCTACTTTACTTTTCCCTATTCTCGACTACGCTGATGTCTGCTACTGTGACATAAATGAAAATCTTCTTTCTTCCCTTCAACGCCTTCAAAACTTAtgtattcgttttatttttggccTTCGAAAGTTTGACCATGTTTCTAATTATCGATCTCAGCTCGAATGGCTCCCGATCAAGTTGCGTCGAAACTCTCACATACTTCACTTACTGTACAACATCCTTTTTAGTCCTTCTACTCCTAACTACCTCaaagtaaaattcaatttcctcGGTCATGACAATCCTATACTTCGCTCTGCAAACAAACTGACTCTTGCGTTTCCTTCTCACAATACTTCATTCTACGATTCTTCTTTCACCATCTCCGCTATTCGTCTCTGGAATTCCTTgcccgattttataaaaaaatcggaatcaattaacatctttaagaaacgtttgaaagcacacTACCTAGATCAGGCTCAGTCCTTGTAAAACTCTTggtgttttttgtaaaattattttaatgttcctttatttataatgtaggtttttaatgtatatattatgtatatatgtatgtgtgtatgtatgtatgtatgtatatttatatatatatatgtatgtgtatgtatgtatgtatgtgtgtgtgtatgtatatgtGTTGAATGTGatgtattacacataatataataaaatatatacttaaatatattactatatatattttataaatatatgaggatatttttttttctttgtttaagtttagcacttacacattattttctgccaccatattttggttgcctggaagaaaccgctgaaagcggtaaggccgcctatttgctatgttccttgcctaatgttgttttttgttattttatattgtttataatgcaaataaagaat
Proteins encoded in this region:
- the LOC121732526 gene encoding myophilin; its protein translation is MDNMANNRAAKSGFAAEAQRKINSKYSEELAEECLEWINQIIGEPANTSGDMDNFYEVLKDGTLLCKLANGLQPGTVKKINESKMAFKCMENINAFLEAAKQFGVPAQETFQTVDLWERQNLNSVVICLQSLGRKAHHFGKPSIGPKEAEKNVRNFTEEQLRAGQGVISLQYGSNKGATQSGINFGNTRHM